TCAGGTGTGAAAAAAGTTAACCGATTATCATAAATTCCTCCAAATGAGTGAAGAAAGTTGGAGGCTTTGATCATAGATTCTCAACTTCAACCCCGATGCAGATTTGATAGTTTTGATAAAGGAAATAATTGTGTTTGTTTGTTGTCGTTGGTAGGAGCTCCTCATATTCTTAcagtttttttatgttttgtgttTTTTATCAAGAGGACAGGGGGAAGGGAGGTTGAGCTTCCCCTTTTTTTACTTCATATTAACCTCAAAATAGTTAATTTTAaggtataaaatttattttattttttaaaaatcaagtataAAAGATAATTAGATAGATgtatgttttaaaatattaaaggtaaattatttaaacaataatgttaataaaataaaataaaatactaaaaattataaaattcaacatTAAATGATAAGTATCCTTTATCCACTtatcatttttcatatttttattgaaaaattctATCACTTATTATTACATATGtggtaaattatttaaaagttaatattaaaaaataaaaattttaaaaatcaacatTAAGTGATAAATAATATGTGTAAGTTTTAAAATACTAAAAagtaaattattttaaagataatgttaaaaaaatttaaaccctTATCTATTTATCATTTTcacatttttattgaaaaattctCAAAATTATGACTATTAGGTTGATTGAATTCTTTAAATTGCAAATGATTGATTAGGAGTCTATTACACAAAAGGGGGTTGAATGGCTATTTCAGCCTCTTCCCCGAATGTCATCCTTTTCATCCCGGAATGGTATTCCGTTCTTGGAAAGTGGATGGGAGCAACCTCCACTGGACTTGGTATCGTATTTATATTGTGTACTTGGGGAATGCCACTAGTTCCTTCTGTCACAGTGTTAACATTGGCTGATTTTCTTTACCTTGAACTTGAAGATTAGCAGAAGCTTATTTACTTGTACATGAACTCAACTGGAACAACCGAGGTATGCTTTTCTTATTGAAAGTTGACCGCGTTGTAGTCTGTAGGGGCATAAATGCAGTATTTTCTGTGGTTATGGGCTTCGATTAGTTATATTTTAATGTGTATTATTCCTTTCCTAGTTTCACATCtatgattttaaaataatttttcctgGAAAAAAGTTTCAGTCAATTCTTATTAGAATGGTAATAACTAATAAATAGTTTGGCGTGATACGAACAATTGTTTGACctaactctgctgacattttatGCGTTACTCTACAAGAAATGCCTGAGATATTGCCACATGCACTGCCAATTCTTTTTATAAGAAGGTAACCATCCCATCTCTCAGTTATAGTTTTCAACGTCGCAAATATAATCTCCAGGTTCATTCTTGTGAAAATTCCCCTTATCAGATACTGCAGAATGGATGAGCAGTTGCGGATGGCGGCTGAAAATGGAGACGTTGATGCATTGTATATAAAACTCGCCCAGGACCCATATCTTCTAGACCGTATTGATCACATACCGATTGTTGATACCCCGTTGCACGTTGCTGCCATTGCAGGAAAGCATCATTTTGCCATGGAAATTGCAAACTTGAAACCCTCACTTGCTTGGAAGCTAAATCACGTGGGACTCAGTCCTATGCATCTTGCTTTGCAGCACAAATGCACCAAAATGGTGAGAGGGCTAATCACAATCAACAGTCAGCTTATCCGAGTGAAAGCAAAGGGGATGATTACACCTTTACACTATCTGGCGCAGACAGAGGATCCTGATCTACTAGCTGAACTTTTATGTGCTTGTCCGTCATCTATTGAAGACACCACAATTCACTGTGAGACTGCTGCCCATGTTGCTATTAGAAACTGCTCAATCAGATGTTTCAAAGTCCTTCTGGGATGGCTTCGACGAGTCAACAAAGAAGACATTCTGAACTGGAAAGATGAGGATGGTAACACTGCACTGCATATTGCCATATCTACTAATCAGACAGAggcaagtttttaattatttgctaTATATGAATGATTTCGAAACATAATAATTGTAgactaattaaaatttattttgatcatGAAGGTGGTGAAGTTGTTGGTTAAGCATGCGAATGTGAATGTCAAGAACTTCAATGATTTGACAGCTATGGACATATTTCACCTTCAAGGATCATTACAGAGCACTGAAATTGGTGAGATTCTACATAAAGCTAAAGCAAAAAAAGCATCTGATCTTACCTCAAATATGACTCTTGGAGATTACTTGAGCAAGGAACTTACTCTGATTGATAAACGAGACAAATATTTTGGAATCAACATCCAAAATAATCCCAATGACATCCGAACTGTAATCCTTGTGGTGGCTATACTGATTGCAACAGCCACCTACCAGGCGGGGCTTAGTCCTCCTGCTGGGTATTGGCAAGATGATTATAAACCTCCAGCAAACAATGGCACCACTAACAACACCCACAATAGCAGCCTTGGGGATGGGCAAAGGCAACGCCGGGCAGGACAAATGATAATGAGCCCTGCTGATCTTTTCTATTTCTTAGCTGTTAATGGTTCAGCATTTTATCTGTCAGTTTGGACGATTCTGGTTATTATAATCGGCCTCCCATTTTCGAGAGCTGTCTATACATCAACATGGTTGCTTCTTCAGGCTTATTATTCTTCCATGACAGGGACCTTTCCAACACAGGGAAGTATGGCTTTAACTGTTGGGAGGTTTTTATACATAACCTTCACTGTCATATCCACCTGTGCGGCATACATGATTCCTTGGAGAGCATTTTGTAAACACCAAAAGCTTAAACGTCGGGTGGATACAATGCGAGGAAGCAGGGTACTTACCCATCCCGAAAATTAAAGCAGGGTATTTGCAGTTATGTTATTCTAGGGTTGAAATCTGTGTAAAGATTTGTCCATATATAGCATAGTTACACACTACTTGTTTGGTTTTGGAGTTGTCTAGTTACTCCAAGACTCAAGATGTCATATGCTCTGTTCCTTCACTTTTTATTGCTAAAACTTGTACTCGTAAGTCAGCATGCAACTTTCCCAAGAATGTAGAGACCCCTAAAATGTAATGCTATATAATAATACTATTTTTTACACTTGCTTATCAAATATCattatatatgaaataatttatatttaaagctCACGTTCAAATCCTTTTAAATGTGATTGGAGGTTGAAAATAAGGAATCCGCCATTTTTACAACCTTCCATTTTAGGGACACAAATTCTTCGAAGCCATCCTAGTATTGAAGAGCTTTCAACATGCAACAATATGTCAAAATCAGTTTTGCTATTGATATTTACACTTAAAAATTCAGTCAAAAGATATATATTATGTGAGATATATATTATTTGTTCATAAtacaatatatgatataattTCTCAATCTGAGTATACGTAATTAGTAGTACTTTTtctatttgttattttattttttggcaTAAAGATTAATTTTCAAGCATAACAATGAAGGCCGCAAAAAGTTGAAAGAATGCCACCTATTAAACGACAACGTTTATTGTGAAGGGATAAAAACGaaagaaaataagataaaataattcgGGCTAACCCAACCCGTTTCAAGGTTCCTATGGGAGTTGATCCGGATATAGTTTTCTAACTTCTTTGTTTTGAGTATTAGAATTTCTTTCTTTACACTCTCGTCCAAAACACTGCTCTCTCGAAGCACTATAGCCATCAATGGAGGTCGCAACCGCAGCCGCATCAAGCTTTGCGCTCCACGCGCGCATGTTATCACCGCCAACCTCCGCACGAATCGCAAACCCTACCCGAACCCTAACGTCTCCTCCATCGACTTCTCTCCGAGTTTCTCTCTCCACTAACTTCCTCTCTCCCTTTCCCACCGTTGGCAGCGTCTCCGGAGATTTCTCCGGGTTGAAGCTACGACCCGACTCTCTCTACCCGGCTTCTTTCTGCCGGTCCAAGCCCAAACGAGGAGTTGTCACCATGGTACTTTCAAATccttttaatttaatctaaatttcCTTACTTTGCTTTTCTAGGGTTCTCAAATGTTTATCAGCAGTGGTAATAGTTAGTAAGTAGGAAATTTTATCATATAAGACTTCTGAAATTttatttctaatacttattttaatTCTTAATCTAAATTGGAGTGTTATGTGACAGTTAAGTTGCCCCATCCAAGATTAAGTGTGATAAATAATGGGATTAGTTAAGGATGCAATTGAATAAATTCATTCGTGCTGTGTTTTCCCGGAATTTTGTGATAGGTTATTCCGTTTTCGAGGGGAAGTGCATGGGAGCAACCTCCACCAGACTTAGCATCGTATTTGTACAAGAATCGGATAGTTTACTTGGGAATGTCGCTTGTTCCTTCTGTTACAGAGTTGATACTGGCTGAATTTCTTTATCTTCAATATGAAGATGAGCAGAAGCCTATTTACTTGTAC
This window of the Gossypium arboreum isolate Shixiya-1 chromosome 12, ASM2569848v2, whole genome shotgun sequence genome carries:
- the LOC108477859 gene encoding ankyrin repeat-containing protein BDA1-like, translated to MPEILPHALPILFIRRYCRMDEQLRMAAENGDVDALYIKLAQDPYLLDRIDHIPIVDTPLHVAAIAGKHHFAMEIANLKPSLAWKLNHVGLSPMHLALQHKCTKMVRGLITINSQLIRVKAKGMITPLHYLAQTEDPDLLAELLCACPSSIEDTTIHCETAAHVAIRNCSIRCFKVLLGWLRRVNKEDILNWKDEDGNTALHIAISTNQTEVVKLLVKHANVNVKNFNDLTAMDIFHLQGSLQSTEIGEILHKAKAKKASDLTSNMTLGDYLSKELTLIDKRDKYFGINIQNNPNDIRTVILVVAILIATATYQAGLSPPAGYWQDDYKPPANNGTTNNTHNSSLGDGQRQRRAGQMIMSPADLFYFLAVNGSAFYLSVWTILVIIIGLPFSRAVYTSTWLLLQAYYSSMTGTFPTQGSMALTVGRFLYITFTVISTCAAYMIPWRAFCKHQKLKRRVDTMRGSRVLTHPEN
- the LOC108476924 gene encoding ATP-dependent Clp protease proteolytic subunit-related protein 4, chloroplastic isoform X2; amino-acid sequence: MEVATAAASSFALHARMLSPPTSARIANPTRTLTSPPSTSLRVSLSTNFLSPFPTVGSVSGDFSGLKLRPDSLYPASFCRSKPKRGVVTMVIPFSRGSAWEQPPPDLASYLYKNRIVYLGMSLVPSVTELILAEFLYLQYEDEQKPIYLYINSTGTTKGGEKLGYETEAFAIYDVMGYVKPPIFTLCVGNAWGEAALLLAAGATGNRSALPSSTIMIRQPIARFQGQATDVDLARKEVKNVKTELVLYNERSSEDSGVVSDLKKAQLI